Proteins encoded together in one Camelina sativa cultivar DH55 chromosome 9, Cs, whole genome shotgun sequence window:
- the LOC104710968 gene encoding vacuolar protein sorting-associated protein 24 homolog 1-like, producing the protein MKRLMNMFKRKPDLKLKLRDWQRKLRQECLKIERQIRDIEREERKVKKDIKDSAKRNDMATAKGLAREIVSSRRIVKRLYENKAHLNSISMHLGETVGTAITVGNISKSTEVMKLVIILMKAPDLAVTMQEFSKELTKAGVIGEFVSDAVDDTLNSEDMEEDIEEEVEKVLTAVAGDTAAKLPEAVRKGKINVPAQKVKTSREEETIAEGVDDEEELEEVRAPFAKVRS; encoded by the exons atgaagagactGATGAACATGTTCAAGCGAAAGCCTGATCTGAAGCTAAAGCTTCGAGATTGGCAGCGGAAGCTACGCCAAGAATGCCTTAAAATCGAACGCCAAATTCGAG atatagagagagaagaaagaaaagtaaagaaagataTTAAAGACTCAGCGAAGCGGAATGATATGGCCACTGCGAAG GGACTTGCTAGGGAAATAGTGAGTTCTAGAAGAATAGTGAAACGACTTTATGAAAACAAAGCTCACTTGAATTCGATATCGATGCATCTTGGGGAGACTGTTG GAACTGCGATAACAGTTGGGAATATTTCGAAGAGCACTGAGGTTATGAAGCTTGTTATTATACTCATGAAAGCTCCGGATTTGGCTGTGACAATGCAGGAGTTCAGCAAAGAGCTCACTAAG GCTGGGGTTATTGGAGAGTTTGTGAGTGATGCGGTTGATGATACCTTAAATTCTGAGGATATGGAAGAGGATATCGAGGAGGAGGTTGAGAAAGTGTTGACTGCCGTAGCTGGAGACACTGCAGCTAAGCTCCCTGAAGCAGTTAGGAAGGGAAAGATAAATGTACCAGCTCAAAAGGTGAAAACTTCACGTGAG GAAGAGACAATTGCA